From Campylobacter pinnipediorum subsp. caledonicus:
CATAGTAGCTATTTTAAAGCTATCTTGTTGTATTTTATAAATATTATTTTTATATACATTATCTATATAATAACCACTATTTTTAAAATCACCACCTTTTAAACAGATATTGTTTACATATGAATTACCTATATTATAAACATAAAACTTTTCATCACCAAAAGAAACATTCGCAAAACCTATCTCGTTAAAAGAATAGTTTAAAAAACCAAAACGATGATATATAGCGCTGAGTAAATTATCAATGGAGCTTCTTATATTTATTTGATTGTTTGATATATTTTCTATAACATAGCTTGAGCTATAGCCAGCAAACATAGCCCTTTGCGCTACATCTTCACCAGTAAAACCACTTAGATCTTTTTCTTCATCGTGCATACTTACGCTAATTTTATCTTTATTTTTAAGAAGATAATTGGCATGGTTAGTAGCAGAAATTTCTAAATTTTTATTTATACGAAACCAACCAAGGCCATTATCTTCTTATTGTATTTATATAATCAACACTGTCAAATACATTGTATTCTTTTGGTGCTTTTGCAACTAAAAGTTGCTTGTCTTTTGAATTATAAAAACCTAATATATCAGATACTATATATAAAATCAGAAGAAAAAATATAATAGTAAATTTATATTTTAGGACCGGCTTTAGCGAATTCAATGCCTTCTTTTACATCCTCATATCTTTTAAAATTTTGTTCAAACATAAAAGCTAACTTATCTCTTGAAGCCATATACTCATCTTTATTAGCCCAAGTGTTTATAGGATTTAATAACTTTGTGTCAACTCCATCTAATTGTTTTGGGATAGCAAGATTGAACTTTTCAAAATTTTCAAATTCACAAGATTTTATACTACCGTCAAGAATAGCATTTATGCAAGCTCTTGTGGCTTTTATGCTCATTCTTTTACCAACACCATAAGCACCACCGCTCCAGCCGGTATTTACAAGATAAACACTTACATTATGCTTATCTATCTTCTCACCTAATAGCTTTGCATAGACAGTTGGATGAAGTGGCATAAATGGCTCTCCAAAGCATGCACTAAATGTAGCAACAGGCTCCGTTATACCTCTTTCTGTTCCGGCAACTTTTGCTGTGTAACCACTAAGAAAATAATACATAGCTTGTTCTTTTGTAAGCTTTGAAACTGGAGGTAAAACACCAAATGCATCTGCTGTTAAAAATATTATATTGCTTGGATGACCTGCGCTTAAGCTAGGTTCGTGATTTTTAATATGTTCTATCGGATAGCTTACACGTGTGTTTTCTGTTTTGCTACCATCTGTATAATCAACAACACCATCTTTATCCAATACAACATTTTCTAAAAGTGCATTTCTTTTGATAGCTTCATAAATTTCAGGCTCACTATCTTTGTCTAAATTTATACATTTAGCATAGCAACCGCCCTCAAAATTAAACACACCTTCATCATCCCAACCATGCTCATCATCGCCTATAAGCTTTCTTTTAGGATCTGTTGATAGTGTTGTTTTTCCTGTTCCACTAAGTCCAAAAAACAGAGCTGTATCTCCATCATTGCCTACGTTTGCAGAACAATGCATACTTAGTTTTCCTTCAAGCGGTAACCAATAGTTCATCATAGAAAAAATTCCTTTTTTCATCTCTCCGCCATACCAAGTACCACCAATAACTGCAACATTTTCCTCAACATTAAAGATAACAAATACTTCTGAGTTTAGACCATCTTTTTCCCACTCATCATTTACACATTTGCAAGCATTATAAATAACAAAATCAGGTTTAAAATTTTTAAGCTCTTCTTCATTTGGTCGTATAAACATATTTTTAACAAAATGTGCTTGCCAAGCTACTTCAGTTACAAATCTAACTGATTTTTTACTCTTCTCGCTAGCACCACAAAAAGCATCTTGGACATATATATCTTTACCGCTTAATTGTTTTTTTGCTTTTGATATTAGTTTATCAAAAAGCTCTTTTGTCGTGGGCTGATTTATTTTACCCCAAGATATATATTTATTTGAAGGGTCTTGATTTACAAAATACTTATCTTTTGGGCTTCTACCTGTAAAAATACCTGTATCAACTACAAAAGTTCCATTTTCACTAACAACACCTTCGTTGTTTTTAATCTCATGCTTAAATATATCTTCATAACTTAGATTGTGATAAACACTCTTGATATTTTCCAATCCAAGCTTATTAATATCACTTAACATAATTATTTCCTTTTTTTTATTTAAATATTGATAATAATACACCGGCAGCAACAGCTGAGCCAACAACTCCGGCCACGTTAGGACCCATAGCATGCATCAACAAAATATTAGTGCAATCCTCCTTAACACCTTCTTTATTTACAACCCTAGCAGCCATAGGAACAGCACTAACACCGGCTGCACCTATCAAAGGATTTATTTTTGTTTTTGAAAATTTATTCATTATTTTTGCCATTATAACACCGCTAGCTGTTCCTATAGCAAATGCTATAAGTCCCAAAACCAATATACCAAGTGTATTTGGAACTAAAAATTTTTCAGCCGC
This genomic window contains:
- the pckA gene encoding phosphoenolpyruvate carboxykinase (ATP), coding for MLSDINKLGLENIKSVYHNLSYEDIFKHEIKNNEGVVSENGTFVVDTGIFTGRSPKDKYFVNQDPSNKYISWGKINQPTTKELFDKLISKAKKQLSGKDIYVQDAFCGASEKSKKSVRFVTEVAWQAHFVKNMFIRPNEEELKNFKPDFVIYNACKCVNDEWEKDGLNSEVFVIFNVEENVAVIGGTWYGGEMKKGIFSMMNYWLPLEGKLSMHCSANVGNDGDTALFFGLSGTGKTTLSTDPKRKLIGDDEHGWDDEGVFNFEGGCYAKCINLDKDSEPEIYEAIKRNALLENVVLDKDGVVDYTDGSKTENTRVSYPIEHIKNHEPSLSAGHPSNIIFLTADAFGVLPPVSKLTKEQAMYYFLSGYTAKVAGTERGITEPVATFSACFGEPFMPLHPTVYAKLLGEKIDKHNVSVYLVNTGWSGGAYGVGKRMSIKATRACINAILDGSIKSCEFENFEKFNLAIPKQLDGVDTKLLNPINTWANKDEYMASRDKLAFMFEQNFKRYEDVKEGIEFAKAGPKI